One genomic window of Anaerofustis stercorihominis DSM 17244 includes the following:
- the prmC gene encoding peptide chain release factor N(5)-glutamine methyltransferase, with translation MTVKEALETASRKLKENNIENPINEAKYLLKYLLKKDDVFFITDLNYELTDEEINEYEQLVNKRCAHVPFGYITGIKEFMGLDFHVDRETLIPRPETEIIVEYMIEHFKGITLDILEIGVGSGCISISTAKYLENVNILGVDINEKALSIANKNIEYHNVDDRVKFIRSDIYENVEGKFDVIISNPPYIRKDIIETLEDDVKKYEPILALDGGEDGLYFYREIIKNASKYLNESGHIIFEIGYDQGEQVKDLLIQNNFTNIEIINDLAGFDRTVVGKLK, from the coding sequence ATGACTGTAAAAGAGGCTCTTGAAACTGCAAGTAGAAAATTAAAAGAAAATAATATAGAAAATCCGATAAATGAAGCAAAATATTTGCTTAAATATTTATTAAAAAAGGATGATGTCTTTTTTATAACTGATTTAAATTATGAGTTGACAGATGAAGAGATCAATGAATATGAACAACTCGTAAATAAGAGGTGCGCACATGTACCTTTCGGTTATATAACAGGTATAAAAGAATTTATGGGACTTGATTTTCATGTGGATAGAGAAACCCTTATTCCTCGTCCGGAGACCGAAATCATAGTGGAATATATGATTGAGCATTTTAAGGGTATTACTCTGGATATATTGGAGATCGGTGTCGGAAGCGGGTGTATAAGTATATCTACAGCAAAGTATCTTGAAAACGTAAATATTTTAGGAGTGGATATAAATGAAAAGGCACTTTCTATAGCGAATAAAAATATTGAGTATCATAATGTAGATGATAGGGTTAAGTTTATAAGAAGCGATATCTATGAAAATGTAGAGGGTAAGTTTGATGTTATTATTTCGAACCCACCGTATATAAGAAAAGATATTATAGAGACTTTGGAAGATGATGTTAAAAAGTATGAGCCTATTTTAGCTCTTGACGGCGGGGAAGACGGACTTTACTTCTATAGAGAAATAATAAAAAATGCTTCAAAGTATTTAAATGAAAGCGGTCATATTATTTTTGAAATCGGATATGACCAAGGAGAGCAGGTTAAGGATCTGCTTATTCAAAATAACTTTACGAATATAGAAATCATAAACGATTTAGCGGGATTTGACAGGACTGTTGTGGGGAAATTAAAATAA
- a CDS encoding RelA/SpoT family protein: protein MLKRLEERIKEYSKDANLEIIERAYLLAKDAHKNQTRYSGEPYISHPLEVAFILTDLHMDTDTVCAAILHDVIEDTSASYDMIKSNFNENIANLVDGVTKIGKLQFVTKEQREAENLRKMVIAMANDVRVIIIKLADRLHNMRTLSAMRPDKQRQKARETLDIYAPIAHRLGISKIKWELEDLALLYLDPEAYHDIARKVALKREEREAFIDNVKYMLGKVLKESGIDAKIEGRPKHFYSIYRKMKKGKAFEEIYDLFAIRVLVDTVKDCYGVLGMAHTLWNPMPGRFKDYIAMPKPNMYQSLHTTVFTKGSEPFEIQIRTYEMHRTAEYGIAAHWKYKEGSINKKDDNFEKRLIWIRELMEMENELENADEFMEGVKFDLFTDEVFVFTPNSKVIQLPSGACPIDFAYRIHSDIGNQCVGAKVNGKMAPLTYKLQNGDIVSIITSPNSKGPSRDWLNIVKSSHAKTKIKAFFKKADREENIIRGKEALEKEVKKEGYSLSTIATNGHLEFVKKRFNVNTWDDLYSAIGYGGLKSGLVFQRIKDNFKDEFENEEKEKEVKLVKNKKSKNGNAINVQGYTDLAVFFSNCCNPVPGDNIVGYITKNRGVSIHRADCINVSNTINQERLINVSWNSDVLNENKTFEADVRVTAQDRIGLAAEITTIVSNEGFSMSNFSACSDNKHGSTVNISLNVHNTKELEDLFRKIKNVQGVKDVYRV from the coding sequence ATGCTAAAAAGACTTGAAGAAAGAATAAAAGAATATTCAAAGGATGCAAATCTGGAGATAATCGAGCGTGCATATCTTCTTGCCAAAGACGCTCATAAAAATCAGACTCGTTATTCCGGAGAACCTTATATATCACACCCTCTTGAAGTAGCCTTTATTTTGACGGATCTGCATATGGATACCGATACAGTATGTGCTGCGATTTTACACGATGTTATAGAAGATACATCCGCAAGCTATGATATGATAAAAAGTAATTTTAATGAAAATATAGCAAACCTCGTAGACGGTGTCACTAAAATAGGTAAGCTTCAGTTTGTGACAAAAGAGCAGAGAGAAGCGGAAAATCTGAGAAAAATGGTTATAGCCATGGCAAATGACGTGAGAGTTATAATCATCAAATTAGCCGACAGGCTTCATAATATGAGGACCCTCTCAGCAATGAGACCCGATAAACAAAGGCAAAAGGCAAGGGAGACTCTCGATATATATGCTCCCATTGCTCACAGGCTCGGTATTTCCAAAATAAAGTGGGAACTCGAAGATCTTGCTTTATTATATTTGGACCCGGAAGCATATCACGATATAGCAAGGAAAGTAGCCCTTAAAAGAGAAGAAAGAGAAGCCTTTATCGACAATGTAAAATATATGCTCGGTAAAGTACTTAAAGAGTCGGGTATCGACGCAAAGATAGAAGGGCGTCCGAAACACTTTTATTCCATTTACAGAAAGATGAAAAAAGGCAAAGCCTTTGAAGAAATATATGATTTATTTGCCATAAGGGTCTTGGTCGATACCGTAAAGGACTGTTATGGTGTCCTCGGGATGGCACATACCCTTTGGAACCCTATGCCGGGAAGATTTAAAGATTATATAGCAATGCCTAAGCCTAATATGTATCAGTCGCTTCATACGACTGTATTCACAAAGGGCTCCGAACCTTTTGAAATACAGATAAGGACCTATGAAATGCACAGGACAGCCGAGTACGGTATCGCTGCACACTGGAAGTACAAAGAAGGTTCAATAAATAAAAAAGATGATAATTTCGAGAAGAGACTCATTTGGATAAGAGAACTGATGGAAATGGAAAATGAACTTGAAAATGCAGATGAGTTCATGGAAGGAGTCAAATTTGATTTATTTACAGACGAAGTTTTCGTATTCACGCCGAATTCAAAGGTTATTCAGCTTCCAAGCGGAGCTTGTCCGATAGATTTTGCATATAGGATACATTCCGATATCGGTAATCAGTGCGTAGGCGCAAAGGTAAACGGAAAAATGGCACCTCTTACCTATAAACTTCAAAACGGAGATATCGTAAGCATAATCACTTCTCCGAATTCAAAAGGACCTAGCAGGGACTGGCTTAATATAGTTAAGAGTTCTCATGCAAAGACGAAGATAAAAGCTTTCTTTAAAAAAGCCGACAGAGAAGAGAATATAATAAGAGGCAAAGAAGCCTTGGAAAAAGAAGTAAAAAAAGAGGGCTATTCCTTAAGTACCATTGCCACAAACGGACATCTCGAATTTGTCAAAAAGAGATTCAACGTAAATACGTGGGACGATTTATATTCCGCAATCGGTTATGGAGGGCTTAAAAGCGGACTTGTTTTTCAAAGGATAAAGGATAATTTTAAGGACGAGTTTGAAAACGAAGAAAAGGAAAAAGAAGTCAAACTTGTTAAAAATAAGAAGAGTAAAAACGGCAATGCAATAAACGTTCAGGGATATACCGACCTTGCAGTTTTCTTTTCAAACTGTTGTAATCCGGTACCGGGAGACAATATCGTAGGTTATATCACGAAAAACAGGGGGGTCTCCATTCACAGGGCCGATTGTATAAATGTAAGCAATACGATAAATCAGGAGAGACTTATAAACGTATCGTGGAACAGTGATGTTTTAAACGAAAACAAGACTTTTGAAGCCGATGTAAGGGTCACTGCACAGGATAGGATAGGTCTTGCGGCAGAGATAACGACCATAGTCAGCAATGAAGGTTTCAGTATGTCTAACTTTTCTGCATGCTCGGATAATAAGCACGGTTCGACAGTAAATATAAGTTTGAACGTTCATAATACAAAAGAACTTGAAGATCTATTCAGAAAAATCAAAAATGTTCAGGGCGTTAAAGATGTTTACAGAGTGTAG
- a CDS encoding bifunctional 5,10-methylenetetrahydrofolate dehydrogenase/5,10-methenyltetrahydrofolate cyclohydrolase, translated as MTKRLLGSTVTNEIILKCRKECEELKSKGIKPQLAVLRVGENKSDISYETSIIKLMAKADISVKSVVLKEDISQEDFDNNLKVLNDNDKIHGILVFRPLPKQLDEDKIKYLINPNKDIDCFSPINLAKVFISDNSGFYPCTPLGVMEILDHYDIELEGKEVVLIGRSLVVGKPLSMMLLDRNATVTICHSKTKNLKEVCKKADVLIAAVGRGNMVNKDYIKPGAVVIDVGINFVDGKMCGDVDFESAYETAGRITPVPGGVGSVTTSCLMVNLIKACKMVK; from the coding sequence ATGACAAAGAGATTACTCGGTAGTACTGTTACAAATGAAATAATATTGAAATGCAGAAAAGAATGTGAAGAATTAAAGTCAAAAGGTATCAAACCTCAGCTTGCGGTTTTAAGAGTAGGAGAAAATAAAAGCGACATTTCCTATGAAACGAGCATAATAAAATTAATGGCTAAGGCTGATATATCCGTAAAATCCGTCGTACTGAAAGAAGATATATCACAGGAAGATTTCGATAACAATTTAAAAGTTTTAAACGATAACGATAAGATACATGGCATATTGGTTTTCAGACCTCTTCCAAAACAGCTTGATGAGGACAAAATAAAATATCTGATAAATCCCAATAAAGACATCGACTGCTTTTCACCGATCAATCTGGCAAAAGTCTTCATATCAGATAATAGCGGATTTTATCCATGCACTCCTCTCGGAGTAATGGAAATATTGGATCATTACGATATTGAACTTGAAGGCAAAGAAGTAGTTCTTATAGGAAGAAGTCTCGTAGTGGGTAAACCACTTAGCATGATGTTACTTGACAGGAATGCAACGGTAACGATTTGTCATTCCAAAACAAAGAACCTTAAAGAAGTATGCAAAAAAGCAGACGTTTTGATCGCTGCGGTGGGCAGAGGAAATATGGTCAATAAAGACTATATAAAACCGGGTGCTGTGGTAATAGACGTAGGTATAAACTTCGTAGACGGAAAAATGTGCGGAGATGTGGACTTTGAAAGTGCTTATGAAACTGCGGGACGCATAACTCCCGTTCCCGGAGGCGTGGGAAGTGTTACAACTTCCTGCTTGATGGTAAACTTGATAAAGGCGTGTAAAATGGTAAAATAA
- a CDS encoding THUMP domain-containing class I SAM-dependent RNA methyltransferase, which produces MNNLTIVATCTFGLEKVLKREVTDLGYEIDKVEDGKVYFKGNKKDVMNANLHLRTAGRVLIFITTFDAYSFDDLFDNVESYPWEDIFEKNAGFNATKISSVKSKLFSKRDIQKIVKKAIVERLKRKYKLNKLSESGSYYELIVNIKKDKVSIFINTSGKGLHKRGYRENALKAPLKETLASGIILLSGYRGDRPFSDVMCGSGTIVIEAAMKAKNIAPGLNRGFAFEKWKEYSSKDFELLKEEARAEIKPAEVRLLGNDIDYRAIKLANENARKAGVEDAVAFQKMDMKEFRSRKKNGLMIVNPPYAERIGNEAEVIQLYKDFGKMYENLEDWKLFVLCAHPMFQKYFGEKADRNRKLFNGNMLCYLYQYYPKRK; this is translated from the coding sequence ATGAATAATTTAACTATAGTTGCCACATGTACTTTCGGACTTGAAAAAGTACTTAAGAGAGAAGTAACCGACCTTGGATATGAAATAGATAAGGTGGAAGACGGGAAAGTTTATTTTAAAGGAAACAAAAAAGATGTGATGAATGCAAACCTTCACCTTAGGACTGCGGGAAGAGTGCTTATATTTATAACTACCTTTGATGCATATTCTTTTGATGACCTTTTTGATAATGTTGAAAGTTATCCTTGGGAAGATATATTTGAAAAAAATGCAGGTTTTAATGCTACAAAAATAAGCAGTGTAAAGTCCAAATTGTTTTCCAAAAGAGACATCCAAAAAATCGTAAAGAAAGCTATAGTTGAAAGACTTAAGAGAAAATATAAATTAAACAAGCTAAGTGAAAGCGGTTCATACTATGAATTGATAGTGAATATAAAAAAAGATAAGGTCAGCATTTTTATAAATACTTCCGGTAAGGGGCTTCATAAGAGAGGGTACAGAGAGAACGCATTAAAAGCACCTTTAAAAGAGACTTTGGCAAGCGGTATTATCTTACTTTCCGGATACAGAGGCGACAGACCTTTCAGCGATGTCATGTGCGGAAGCGGAACTATTGTTATCGAAGCTGCAATGAAAGCAAAGAATATAGCTCCCGGGCTTAACAGAGGATTTGCTTTTGAAAAATGGAAAGAGTATAGCAGTAAAGACTTCGAGCTTTTAAAGGAAGAAGCGAGAGCGGAAATCAAACCTGCCGAAGTGAGACTACTGGGAAACGATATAGATTATAGAGCCATAAAGCTAGCTAACGAGAATGCAAGAAAAGCCGGCGTTGAAGATGCAGTCGCTTTTCAGAAAATGGATATGAAAGAATTTCGCTCCAGAAAGAAAAACGGTCTTATGATAGTAAATCCTCCTTATGCTGAAAGGATAGGCAATGAAGCAGAAGTAATACAGTTATATAAAGATTTCGGAAAGATGTATGAAAATTTGGAGGATTGGAAACTGTTTGTTTTATGTGCTCATCCGATGTTTCAAAAATACTTCGGTGAAAAAGCGGATAGGAACAGAAAGTTATTCAACGGGAATATGCTTTGTTATTTATATCAGTATTATCCCAAAAGAAAGTGA
- a CDS encoding cyclodeaminase/cyclohydrolase family protein — protein MAYKNIEVEEFINKTYSKDPAPGGGGVSSLCGSLGTALAGMVSNFTTGKKKYAEFEEDIKEIINKSKKLQNRFLDLIDEDEENFLPLSKAYGIKAETEEERKQKQKEISRCSIIACKAPMEIIDTAYEAIMLHKELVKKGSVLLISDVGVGIECLRSALKGGYLNMMINMGTITDKDFIDKNLNTYKNKVNDGIKLCDKIYEEVLNKLNIEGI, from the coding sequence ATGGCTTATAAAAATATAGAAGTTGAAGAATTTATAAATAAAACTTACAGCAAGGACCCTGCTCCCGGAGGAGGCGGGGTTTCTTCTTTATGCGGTTCCCTCGGAACTGCTCTTGCAGGCATGGTTTCAAATTTTACCACAGGTAAAAAGAAGTACGCCGAATTTGAAGAAGACATAAAAGAAATAATCAATAAATCAAAAAAACTGCAAAACAGATTTCTGGACCTGATAGATGAAGATGAAGAAAACTTTCTTCCCTTGTCTAAAGCATATGGGATAAAAGCAGAAACGGAAGAAGAAAGAAAGCAAAAACAAAAGGAAATATCGAGATGTTCCATTATCGCCTGCAAAGCTCCGATGGAAATCATCGACACCGCATACGAAGCGATAATGCTTCATAAAGAACTTGTAAAAAAAGGCTCTGTTTTACTGATAAGCGATGTGGGTGTTGGGATAGAATGTTTAAGAAGCGCTTTAAAAGGCGGATATCTTAACATGATGATAAACATGGGAACCATTACGGATAAAGATTTTATAGATAAAAACTTAAATACTTATAAAAATAAAGTCAATGACGGAATAAAACTATGCGATAAAATATACGAAGAAGTATTGAACAAATTAAATATAGAGGGTATATAA
- a CDS encoding CCA tRNA nucleotidyltransferase has translation MKLDILKEAKIILDKFNNNGYEAYIVGGCVRDLLLGKTPKDYDITTNASPKETMELFKEYKTIPTGIKYGTVTVIINNTPIEVTTFRKEGKYIKNRKPESVEFLSSIEEDLSRRDFTINAMAYNEKSGLIDLFEGRQDLEKGIIRVVGDGKERFKEDAIRILRAYRFMGRYDFEIENNTLNAIKENMHLLNNVAKERILPEIKEIFESDMDINKMDFITVLFPIIKECFHTYQNNKYHMQNVGEHTYKTFNNIENVFHLKMTMLLHDIGKVKTKTTDAENTDHFYNHSDISREMAKNILDDFKFDNDTKEKILLLIKNHDKYMAPKNKYVKEKLNEFGEELFFDLIKVRIADDEAKNHELVKDNLKRFRDTEEFAKRVIKNKEPYRISDLKINGDYIISLGFTGKDVGEILKYLLSEVIEDKDKNDKNKLIELVREYKK, from the coding sequence ATGAAATTAGATATATTAAAAGAAGCAAAAATCATTTTAGATAAATTTAATAATAACGGATATGAAGCATATATAGTTGGAGGATGTGTAAGAGACTTGTTATTGGGAAAGACTCCCAAAGACTACGATATAACAACAAACGCATCTCCGAAAGAAACAATGGAGTTATTCAAAGAATATAAAACCATACCGACAGGTATAAAATACGGGACCGTAACTGTAATAATAAATAATACCCCCATAGAAGTCACGACATTCAGAAAAGAAGGAAAGTATATAAAAAACAGGAAACCCGAAAGTGTAGAGTTCTTATCAAGTATAGAAGAAGATTTATCGAGAAGAGACTTTACGATAAATGCAATGGCTTATAATGAGAAATCCGGACTTATCGACTTATTTGAGGGAAGACAGGACTTAGAAAAAGGTATCATAAGAGTTGTCGGAGACGGTAAGGAAAGATTTAAAGAGGACGCGATAAGGATACTCAGAGCCTATAGATTTATGGGCAGATATGATTTTGAAATAGAAAATAACACTTTAAATGCTATCAAAGAAAATATGCATTTACTTAACAATGTAGCAAAAGAGAGGATACTTCCCGAGATAAAAGAAATATTTGAAAGCGATATGGATATCAACAAAATGGATTTTATAACTGTTCTATTTCCTATCATCAAAGAATGTTTCCATACTTATCAAAACAATAAATACCATATGCAAAACGTCGGAGAACATACCTACAAAACATTCAATAATATAGAAAATGTATTTCATTTAAAAATGACTATGCTGCTCCATGATATAGGTAAGGTCAAAACTAAAACGACTGATGCAGAAAATACAGACCATTTCTACAATCACTCCGATATTTCCCGGGAAATGGCTAAAAACATACTGGATGATTTTAAATTCGACAATGATACCAAAGAAAAAATACTGCTGCTTATAAAAAATCATGACAAATATATGGCTCCGAAAAACAAATATGTAAAAGAAAAACTTAACGAATTCGGTGAGGAACTATTCTTTGATTTAATAAAAGTCAGGATCGCCGATGACGAAGCAAAAAATCATGAACTGGTAAAGGATAATCTAAAAAGATTTAGGGACACCGAAGAATTTGCTAAAAGAGTAATAAAAAACAAAGAACCTTATAGGATAAGCGACTTAAAGATAAACGGAGATTACATTATATCCTTGGGCTTTACCGGTAAAGACGTAGGGGAAATTTTAAAATATCTTTTAAGTGAAGTAATAGAAGATAAGGATAAAAATGATAAAAATAAATTGATTGAGCTAGTTAGAGAATATAAAAAATAA
- the deoD gene encoding purine-nucleoside phosphorylase, which translates to MTVPTPHINAKEGDFHKTVLMPGDPLRAKYIAENFLSEAAEVTNVRGMLGYSGKYKGKNISVMGSGMGIPSISIYSHELYSFYGVENIIRIGSCGGYSEDVNVNDVIIAQGACTNSNFMSQFHLEGTFAPIADFELLLNTFNKAKELGIDAKVGNVLSSDNFYAQGSEGWKKWKDLGVLAVEMETAGLYAEAASLNKKALGIFTVSDHFIYTDTILSSKERETKLNDMITLALETFAE; encoded by the coding sequence ATGACAGTACCAACACCTCATATAAATGCAAAAGAAGGGGATTTTCATAAGACGGTTTTAATGCCGGGGGATCCTTTAAGAGCAAAATATATTGCCGAAAACTTTTTAAGTGAAGCGGCGGAAGTAACCAATGTAAGAGGGATGCTGGGATACAGCGGAAAGTATAAGGGTAAGAATATTTCCGTAATGGGTTCGGGAATGGGTATACCTTCAATAAGTATTTATTCTCATGAGTTATACAGTTTTTACGGAGTTGAAAATATAATAAGGATCGGAAGCTGCGGAGGGTACAGCGAAGACGTGAATGTAAATGATGTGATAATAGCGCAGGGTGCATGTACTAATTCCAATTTTATGTCTCAGTTTCATTTGGAAGGGACTTTTGCTCCCATAGCGGACTTTGAACTTTTATTGAATACTTTTAATAAAGCAAAAGAGCTTGGTATAGATGCTAAAGTGGGAAATGTACTATCCAGCGATAACTTTTATGCACAGGGAAGTGAAGGCTGGAAAAAGTGGAAAGATCTGGGTGTACTTGCGGTTGAAATGGAAACCGCGGGATTATATGCCGAAGCGGCAAGCCTGAATAAAAAAGCTCTCGGGATATTTACCGTAAGCGATCACTTTATTTATACCGATACGATACTTTCAAGCAAAGAAAGAGAAACTAAGCTGAATGACATGATAACACTTGCTCTTGAGACTTTTGCGGAGTAA
- the metG gene encoding methionine--tRNA ligase: MSKKPYYISTAIAYTSGKPHIGNTYEIVLADSIARYKRLTGYDVYFQTGTDEHGQKIETKANEAGITPQKFVDNVSEEIHRIWDIMNTSYDKFVRTTDPYHEKKVQQIFKKLYEQGDIYKDEYEGMYCEPCESFFTESQLIDGKCPDCGREVSYEKEEAYFFKLSKYADRLMEYIETHPEFIQPESRKNEMVNNFLKPGLKDLCVSRTSFKWGIPVDFDPGHVVYVWIDALSNYITFLGYDPDGNHEENYNKYWPADVHLIGKDILRFHTLYWPIMLMALDLPLPKQIFGHPWLLLGEGKMSKSKGNVIYADDLVDLFGVDSVRYYLLREMPFAQDGTLTYEQLIDRINGELVNILGNLVNRTIAMSKKYFDSIVSNPKDIEDIDNELIELTEKTPLLVEEKMNELKVADAINLIIALARRSNKYIDETMPWVLAKEEDKQDRLRTVLYNLLESIRVIGVLITPFLPETGENIIKMLNTKNSSYESILKFGGLEEGITLNKAFVLFNRLDAKEVLAKIDKEDKKEEKTQKKKDKKTKKEVEEISEISIDDFAKVDLRIGKILSAKKHPDADKLLVFEVMVGSEKRQIVSGIAKYFTPEELVGKNVVVVANLKPAKLRGEISQGMILLAEDNDGKLTFITPEEDIESGLKVR; this comes from the coding sequence ATGAGTAAAAAACCATATTATATTTCAACCGCAATAGCTTATACTTCGGGGAAACCTCATATAGGAAATACTTATGAAATAGTATTGGCCGACAGTATAGCAAGATATAAAAGACTTACCGGATACGACGTATATTTCCAAACGGGAACGGACGAACACGGACAAAAAATAGAAACAAAAGCAAATGAAGCGGGGATAACTCCGCAAAAATTCGTAGACAACGTTTCAGAAGAAATCCACAGGATCTGGGATATCATGAACACAAGCTACGATAAATTCGTAAGGACAACAGACCCATATCATGAAAAAAAGGTACAGCAGATATTTAAAAAGCTATACGAACAAGGTGACATTTATAAAGACGAATACGAAGGAATGTACTGCGAACCCTGCGAATCATTCTTTACGGAAAGTCAGCTAATAGACGGTAAATGCCCAGACTGCGGGAGAGAAGTGTCTTATGAAAAAGAAGAAGCATATTTCTTTAAATTAAGCAAATATGCCGACAGATTAATGGAATATATAGAAACTCATCCCGAGTTTATTCAGCCGGAATCAAGAAAGAACGAAATGGTAAACAACTTCTTAAAACCGGGGCTAAAGGACTTATGCGTATCGAGAACAAGCTTTAAATGGGGTATCCCCGTAGATTTTGACCCGGGACACGTAGTTTATGTTTGGATAGACGCACTCTCAAACTATATCACTTTCCTTGGATACGACCCTGACGGGAACCACGAAGAAAACTATAATAAATATTGGCCAGCAGATGTGCATTTAATAGGTAAAGATATCTTAAGATTTCATACCTTATACTGGCCTATCATGCTCATGGCTCTTGATTTACCTCTTCCAAAGCAAATCTTCGGACATCCTTGGCTGCTTCTCGGCGAAGGAAAGATGAGCAAATCAAAGGGAAATGTTATTTATGCCGACGACCTTGTAGATTTATTCGGAGTAGACAGCGTAAGATATTATCTTTTAAGAGAAATGCCTTTTGCACAGGACGGGACCCTTACTTATGAACAGCTTATCGACAGGATAAACGGAGAACTCGTAAATATTTTAGGTAACCTTGTAAACAGGACCATTGCAATGAGCAAGAAATATTTTGACAGTATCGTTTCAAATCCAAAAGATATAGAAGATATAGATAATGAACTTATTGAACTTACGGAAAAAACGCCTCTTTTGGTAGAGGAAAAGATGAACGAATTAAAAGTTGCGGATGCGATAAATCTGATTATAGCTCTTGCGAGAAGAAGTAATAAATATATCGATGAAACGATGCCTTGGGTACTTGCAAAAGAAGAAGATAAACAGGACAGATTAAGAACGGTTCTATATAACCTGCTTGAATCCATAAGAGTCATCGGTGTTCTTATAACTCCTTTCCTACCCGAAACGGGAGAAAATATCATCAAGATGTTAAACACTAAAAATTCATCTTATGAAAGTATCTTAAAATTCGGCGGACTTGAAGAAGGTATAACATTAAACAAAGCCTTCGTTTTATTCAACAGACTCGATGCAAAAGAAGTCTTGGCTAAGATAGATAAAGAAGATAAAAAAGAAGAAAAAACACAAAAGAAAAAAGACAAGAAAACTAAAAAAGAAGTCGAAGAAATCAGTGAAATAAGCATTGATGATTTTGCAAAAGTAGACCTTAGGATAGGTAAAATACTCTCTGCAAAAAAACATCCCGACGCCGATAAATTACTCGTATTCGAAGTAATGGTGGGAAGTGAAAAAAGACAAATCGTTTCCGGTATAGCAAAATACTTTACTCCCGAAGAACTTGTCGGTAAAAACGTCGTAGTCGTTGCAAACTTAAAACCAGCAAAACTAAGAGGCGAAATTTCACAGGGAATGATTTTACTTGCGGAAGATAATGACGGGAAACTTACATTCATAACTCCCGAAGAAGATATCGAAAGCGGACTTAAAGTCAGATAG